A region of Porites lutea chromosome 13, jaPorLute2.1, whole genome shotgun sequence DNA encodes the following proteins:
- the LOC140923316 gene encoding cysteine-rich DPF motif domain-containing protein 1-like: MANEEAFESPDKVTFKCSSCGFECYYEYFGKRPPFSKSVILLEDAYVIRDPFSATTGHLTLGGQCCLCSKDICVAPTCSIFYTKRFCVSCIENNLMEFPEEIQKDIQRKGVHDAD; this comes from the exons atggcgaacGAAGAAGCTTTTGAAAGCCCCGACAAAGTAACTTTTAAATGCTCTTCTTGTGGTTTTGAATGCTATTATGAATATTTTGGAAAGAGGCCTCCTTTTTCTAAGTCTGTGAT ACTTTTGGAAGATGCGTATGTTATCCGTGACCCCTTCTCGGCAACCACAGGGCACTTGACTCTTGGTGGACAGTGTTGCTTGTGCTCAAAAGACATTTGTGTGGCCCCG ACATGCAGTATTTTCTACACAAAGAGATTTTGTGTTTCTTGCATTGAAAATAACCTGATGGAATTCCCTGAAGAAATCCAGAAG GACATTCAGAGGAAAGGTGTCCATGATGCTGATTAA